From the Homo sapiens chromosome 1, GRCh38.p14 Primary Assembly genome, one window contains:
- the FMO4 gene encoding dimethylaniline monooxygenase [N-oxide-forming] 4 isoform X1 yields MTRVYKSLVTNVCKEMSCYSDFPFHEDYPNFMNHEKFWDYLQEFAEHFDLLKYIQFKTTVCSITKRPDFSETGQWDVVTETEGKQNRAVFDAVMVCTGHFLNPHLPLEAFPGIHKFKGQILHSQEYKIPEGFQGKRVLVIGLGNTGGDIAVELSRTAAQVLLSTRTGTWVLGRSSDWGYPYNMMVTRRCCSFIAQVLPSRFLNWIQERKLNKRFNHEDYGLSITKGKKAKFIVNDELPNCILCGAITMKTSVIEFTETSAVFEDGTVEENIDVVIFTTGYTFSFPFFEEPLKSLCTKKIFLYKQVFPLNLERATLAIIGLIGLKGSILSGTELQARWVTRVFKGLCKIPPSQKLMMEATEKEQLIKRGVFKDTSKDKFDYIAYMDDIAACIGTKPSIPLLFLKDPRLAWEVFFGPCTPYQYRLMGPGKWDGARNAILTQWDRTLKPLKTRIVPDSSKPASMSHYLKAWGAPVLLASLLLICKSSLFLKLVRDKLQDRMSPYLVSLWRG; encoded by the exons ATGACCAGGGTCTATAAGTCATTAGTGACAAATGTCTGTAAGGAAATGTCATGTTACAGTGACTTCCCTTTCCACGAAGATTATCCTAATTTCATGAACCATGAAAAATTTTGGGACTATCTCCAAGAATTTGCTGAGCACTTTGACCTCCTGAAATACATTCAGTTTAAG ACCACTGTGTGCAGCATAACGAAGCGTCCAGACTTCTCCGAAACTGGTCAGTGGGATGTTGTCACAGAGACAGAGGGCAAGCAAAATAGAGCTGTCTTTGATGCTGTTATGGTTTGCACTGGACATTTCCTGAATCCCCATTTACCTTTGGAAGCCTTTCCTG GAATTCATAAGTTTAAAGGTCAGATCCTGCATAGTCAAGAGTACAAGATCCCAGAAGGCTTTCAGGGCAAACGCGTCTTGGTGATTGGTCTTGGGAACACTGGAGGAGACATTGCTGTGGAACTCAGTCGAACGGCAGCTCAG GTACTTCTCAGTACTAGAACTGGTACCTGGGTTCTTGGGCGCTCTTCAGATTGGGGCTATCCTTATAATATGATGGTTACAAGAAGATGCTGTAGTTTTATTGCACAAGTTCTGCCTTCACGTTTTCTAAACTGGATTCAAGAAAGGAAGTTGAATAAGAGATTTAATCATGAGGATTATGGATTAAGTATTACCAAAGG gaaaaaagcaaaattcatTGTGAATGATGAGCTGCCAAACTGTATCCTCTGTGGGGCAATCACTATGAAAACCAGCGTGATTGAATTTACAGAAACCTCTGCTGTCTTTGAAGATGGGACAGTGGAAGAAAACATTGATGTTGTGATCTTCACTACaggatatacattttcttttccattttttgaagaacctcttAAAAGCCTCTGTACAAAGAAGATATTTCTATACAAGCAAGTCTTTCCCTTAAACCTAGAGAGAGCGACATTAGCCATCATCGGCCTTATCGGCCTTAAAGGATCCATCTTATCAGGCACAGAGCTCCAAGCACGATGGGTCACAAGAGTATTCAAAG GACTCTGTAAGATACCTCCATCCCAAAAATTGATGATGGAGGCTACTGAAAAGGAACAGCTCATTAAAAG GGGAGTGTTTAAAGACACCAGCAAAGACAAATTTGACTACATTGCCTACATGGATGATATCGCTGCCTGCATAGGCACAAAGCCCAGCATCCCACTTCTGTTCCTCAAGGATCCCAGACTAGCTTGGGAAGTTTTCTTTGGACCATGTACTCCTTATCAGTACCGCCTCATGGGCCCTGGAAAATGGGATGGAGCCAGAAATGCCATCCTGACCCAGTGGGACAGAACATTGAAACCTTTAAAAACTCGAATTGTCCCTGATTCCTCCAAGCCTGCCTCCATGTCACATTATTTAAAAGCCTGGGGGGCACCTGTCCTACTTGCCTCTCTTCTACTTATCTGTAAATCTTCACTTTTCTTGAAATTGGTGAGAGATAAACTACAGGACAGAATGTCCCCTTACCTAGTAAGTCTTTGGCGAGGATGA
- the FMO4 gene encoding dimethylaniline monooxygenase [N-oxide-forming] 4 isoform X4 — translation MVCTGHFLNPHLPLEAFPGIHKFKGQILHSQEYKIPEGFQGKRVLVIGLGNTGGDIAVELSRTAAQVLLSTRTGTWVLGRSSDWGYPYNMMVTRRCCSFIAQVLPSRFLNWIQERKLNKRFNHEDYGLSITKGKKAKFIVNDELPNCILCGAITMKTSVIEFTETSAVFEDGTVEENIDVVIFTTGYTFSFPFFEEPLKSLCTKKIFLYKQVFPLNLERATLAIIGLIGLKGSILSGTELQARWVTRVFKGLCKIPPSQKLMMEATEKEQLIKRGVFKDTSKDKFDYIAYMDDIAACIGTKPSIPLLFLKDPRLAWEVFFGPCTPYQYRLMGPGKWDGARNAILTQWDRTLKPLKTRIVPDSSKPASMSHYLKAWGAPVLLASLLLICKSSLFLKLVRDKLQDRMSPYLVSLWRG, via the exons ATGGTTTGCACTGGACATTTCCTGAATCCCCATTTACCTTTGGAAGCCTTTCCTG GAATTCATAAGTTTAAAGGTCAGATCCTGCATAGTCAAGAGTACAAGATCCCAGAAGGCTTTCAGGGCAAACGCGTCTTGGTGATTGGTCTTGGGAACACTGGAGGAGACATTGCTGTGGAACTCAGTCGAACGGCAGCTCAG GTACTTCTCAGTACTAGAACTGGTACCTGGGTTCTTGGGCGCTCTTCAGATTGGGGCTATCCTTATAATATGATGGTTACAAGAAGATGCTGTAGTTTTATTGCACAAGTTCTGCCTTCACGTTTTCTAAACTGGATTCAAGAAAGGAAGTTGAATAAGAGATTTAATCATGAGGATTATGGATTAAGTATTACCAAAGG gaaaaaagcaaaattcatTGTGAATGATGAGCTGCCAAACTGTATCCTCTGTGGGGCAATCACTATGAAAACCAGCGTGATTGAATTTACAGAAACCTCTGCTGTCTTTGAAGATGGGACAGTGGAAGAAAACATTGATGTTGTGATCTTCACTACaggatatacattttcttttccattttttgaagaacctcttAAAAGCCTCTGTACAAAGAAGATATTTCTATACAAGCAAGTCTTTCCCTTAAACCTAGAGAGAGCGACATTAGCCATCATCGGCCTTATCGGCCTTAAAGGATCCATCTTATCAGGCACAGAGCTCCAAGCACGATGGGTCACAAGAGTATTCAAAG GACTCTGTAAGATACCTCCATCCCAAAAATTGATGATGGAGGCTACTGAAAAGGAACAGCTCATTAAAAG GGGAGTGTTTAAAGACACCAGCAAAGACAAATTTGACTACATTGCCTACATGGATGATATCGCTGCCTGCATAGGCACAAAGCCCAGCATCCCACTTCTGTTCCTCAAGGATCCCAGACTAGCTTGGGAAGTTTTCTTTGGACCATGTACTCCTTATCAGTACCGCCTCATGGGCCCTGGAAAATGGGATGGAGCCAGAAATGCCATCCTGACCCAGTGGGACAGAACATTGAAACCTTTAAAAACTCGAATTGTCCCTGATTCCTCCAAGCCTGCCTCCATGTCACATTATTTAAAAGCCTGGGGGGCACCTGTCCTACTTGCCTCTCTTCTACTTATCTGTAAATCTTCACTTTTCTTGAAATTGGTGAGAGATAAACTACAGGACAGAATGTCCCCTTACCTAGTAAGTCTTTGGCGAGGATGA